A single region of the Solwaraspora sp. WMMD406 genome encodes:
- a CDS encoding cell division protein FtsK: MADDRFNRSADEADLSTPDAGGPDADVVDLDAARDRRSPRPGPPAADGTHFDVVLDESPQPGGTLVDPPAPVGSDGRRPIIPVRLSNWVNIRATVRDAAGLVAYRVGYHAIRSPRYAVLAAFWASVGAARLTGRQIRWWWLAEQTGLRQRAADAGDWQAWQKLHREVKTTRAWRGLVLVVEAVTVGVAGPLLWTAAPSWVTAAVGGCAVAWLARIGRPADRPIITPATVSGRLRRVNPDIILRAYYAAGLGHPDKAHQQVGFGSTMARDPSGTGSQVSIDLPYGKTFDDAVKARGAIASGLDVALSQVFITRDPTSHRRHTLWVADRDPLAVPAGRTPLLRCKPTDIWEPAPLGLDQRGMPVTLPMLWTSILVGAQPRQGKTFAARSLALYAALDPYVKLTVFDGKGSPDWRKFRLVADRCGFGLAVTRDGDPIEVFLDALRELKDDVQARYQKLSELPVDVCPEGKLTRDIARDPRYGMPVRLVVIDECQEYFDTGDKDTDKEIAALLVFLVKVAPAAGVIVLDATQKPGGVGTGDVAAKFTSFRDNHQVRFSLRTGSWQVSDLVLGSGAYSEGHDSSTLLPQYKGVGILRGATDATPTVRTYLADGDDAEKILTAARTLRERAGTLTGMAAGEDVTRTSRDVLADVRTVIEQGESGAQWEEIAARLADRIPEAYADTTPEAISAQVRAFGVRSVDVKRSGKALKGAKTDDIDAAIQRRKAA, from the coding sequence ATGGCTGATGATCGTTTCAACCGGTCCGCCGACGAGGCCGACCTGTCGACCCCCGACGCTGGCGGGCCGGACGCCGACGTCGTCGACCTGGACGCCGCACGGGACCGCCGTAGCCCCCGCCCCGGCCCTCCGGCTGCGGACGGCACCCATTTCGATGTGGTGCTCGACGAGTCGCCGCAACCGGGCGGCACCCTGGTCGACCCGCCGGCACCGGTCGGGTCGGACGGACGGCGGCCGATCATCCCGGTCCGGTTGTCGAACTGGGTCAACATCCGGGCCACCGTCCGCGACGCCGCCGGACTGGTCGCCTACCGGGTCGGATACCACGCGATCCGGTCCCCGCGTTACGCGGTGTTGGCCGCGTTCTGGGCGTCGGTCGGCGCGGCCCGCCTCACCGGCCGGCAGATCCGCTGGTGGTGGCTGGCCGAACAGACCGGGCTGCGGCAGCGTGCCGCTGACGCCGGGGACTGGCAGGCGTGGCAGAAGCTGCACCGGGAAGTGAAGACCACCCGCGCCTGGCGCGGCCTGGTCCTGGTCGTCGAAGCCGTCACCGTCGGCGTGGCCGGTCCGCTGCTGTGGACCGCCGCCCCCTCGTGGGTCACTGCGGCTGTCGGCGGCTGCGCGGTCGCCTGGCTGGCCCGGATCGGCCGACCAGCCGATCGGCCGATCATCACCCCCGCCACCGTGTCGGGCCGGCTGCGGCGGGTCAACCCCGACATCATCCTGCGCGCCTACTACGCCGCCGGGCTCGGCCACCCGGACAAGGCGCATCAGCAGGTCGGGTTCGGGTCGACGATGGCCCGTGACCCGTCCGGCACCGGCTCTCAGGTGTCGATCGACCTGCCGTACGGCAAGACGTTCGACGACGCGGTCAAGGCGCGCGGCGCGATCGCGTCCGGTCTGGATGTGGCCCTGTCGCAGGTGTTCATCACCCGTGACCCGACCTCGCACCGCCGGCACACGCTGTGGGTCGCCGACCGGGACCCGTTGGCCGTGCCCGCCGGCCGTACGCCGCTGCTGCGGTGCAAACCGACGGACATCTGGGAACCGGCCCCGCTCGGTCTGGACCAGCGCGGGATGCCGGTCACCCTGCCGATGCTGTGGACGTCGATTCTGGTCGGGGCGCAACCGAGGCAGGGTAAGACGTTCGCCGCCCGGTCGTTGGCCCTCTACGCGGCGTTGGACCCGTACGTGAAGCTGACCGTCTTCGACGGCAAGGGCTCCCCCGACTGGCGCAAGTTCCGGCTGGTCGCCGACCGGTGCGGCTTCGGCCTGGCGGTGACCCGCGACGGGGACCCGATCGAGGTGTTCCTCGACGCCCTACGCGAACTCAAAGACGACGTGCAGGCCCGCTACCAGAAGCTGTCGGAACTGCCCGTGGACGTGTGCCCGGAAGGCAAGCTGACCCGCGACATCGCCCGCGACCCGCGCTACGGCATGCCGGTGCGGCTGGTCGTGATCGACGAGTGCCAGGAGTACTTCGACACCGGCGACAAGGACACCGACAAGGAGATCGCCGCTCTGCTGGTGTTCCTGGTCAAGGTCGCCCCGGCGGCCGGGGTCATCGTGCTCGACGCCACCCAGAAACCCGGAGGCGTCGGGACCGGTGACGTCGCCGCGAAGTTCACCAGCTTCCGCGACAACCACCAGGTCCGGTTCTCCCTGCGTACCGGATCGTGGCAGGTCTCCGACCTGGTGTTGGGCTCCGGCGCGTACTCGGAAGGCCACGACTCGTCCACCCTGCTACCGCAGTACAAGGGCGTCGGCATCCTGCGCGGAGCGACCGACGCCACCCCCACCGTGCGGACCTATCTCGCCGACGGCGACGACGCCGAGAAGATCCTCACCGCAGCCCGGACCCTGCGCGAACGGGCCGGCACCCTGACCGGCATGGCCGCCGGGGAAGACGTCACCCGCACGTCCCGTGACGTCCTCGCCGACGTCCGCACCGTGATCGAACAGGGTGAGAGCGGCGCGCAGTGGGAAGAGATCGCCGCCCGCCTCGCCGACCGCATCCCCGAGGCGTACGCCGACACCACCCCGGAGGCGATCTCCGCTCAGGTCCGCGCCTTCGGTGTACGCAGCGTAGACGTCAAACGGTCCGGTAAGGCGCTCAAGGGAGCCAAGACCGACGACATCGACGCCGCGATCCAGCGTCGCAAGGCTGCCTGA
- a CDS encoding DUF3307 domain-containing protein translates to MFSSDPVAVFAAVFVALYAAHQVADHWIQTQHQARCKGLPGWAGRVACAAHVGTYTLAALAALVVVSVVLSLPLPVGQTAAGLAVSGVSHYLIDRRVPLRRLADWLGKDPAWLERGGGLYALDQSAHVLFLFAAAVVVAA, encoded by the coding sequence ATGTTCTCATCCGATCCGGTGGCGGTGTTCGCCGCTGTGTTCGTCGCTCTCTACGCCGCGCATCAGGTCGCCGATCACTGGATCCAGACCCAGCATCAAGCCCGCTGCAAAGGGCTGCCTGGCTGGGCGGGGCGTGTCGCGTGCGCCGCGCATGTCGGCACCTACACCCTTGCCGCCCTCGCCGCGCTGGTCGTTGTGTCGGTGGTTCTCTCGCTGCCGCTGCCGGTGGGGCAGACCGCCGCAGGGTTGGCCGTGTCCGGGGTGTCGCACTACCTGATCGACCGACGCGTTCCGTTGCGCCGGTTGGCCGACTGGTTGGGCAAGGACCCGGCATGGCTGGAACGCGGCGGCGGGTTGTACGCGCTCGACCAGTCCGCCCACGTCCTGTTCCTGTTCGCCGCCGCTGTGGTGGTGGCCGCGTGA
- a CDS encoding DUF2637 domain-containing protein: MTAPPSVYPPAVSDLMPAARDLTARLGTLPSQNRIKTELRVGHRKAGVILDSLRADFAPPAADPAPPAVDTTPGEPGPDPDTTPDVGITPAPLVPAVDTPPPLLPLPTVAVEPVPEITPTTATMPADGGPRRRRPAPGRVWAYVGVTLGGLVSIAANVAHTYLPKPPPGVPDGWTAPADWSPSPLAIAISVFWPIALFVAVEILTRITWGDGFWWFLARVVGVLPVALVAAVVSYRHLSGLLAHFGEDPLTVAIGPLAVDGLMVMASAALMVTSRKRTTDA, encoded by the coding sequence ATGACCGCTCCACCGAGTGTTTACCCGCCCGCTGTGTCCGACCTGATGCCGGCCGCGCGAGACCTTACCGCCCGACTCGGAACGCTGCCCTCCCAGAACCGCATCAAGACCGAACTGCGGGTGGGTCACCGCAAGGCCGGCGTGATCCTGGACAGCTTGCGCGCCGACTTCGCCCCGCCTGCCGCCGACCCGGCACCACCGGCCGTCGACACCACCCCCGGCGAGCCGGGACCGGACCCGGACACCACGCCCGACGTCGGCATCACCCCGGCCCCGCTGGTTCCCGCCGTCGACACCCCGCCGCCGCTGTTGCCGCTGCCCACGGTTGCCGTAGAACCAGTTCCGGAGATCACCCCCACCACGGCAACCATGCCTGCTGACGGCGGGCCGCGTCGACGCCGACCCGCCCCCGGCCGAGTCTGGGCGTACGTCGGTGTCACCCTCGGCGGACTGGTGTCGATCGCCGCGAACGTCGCCCACACCTACCTGCCGAAACCACCGCCAGGTGTCCCGGACGGATGGACCGCCCCGGCCGACTGGTCCCCGTCGCCGCTCGCCATCGCCATCAGCGTGTTCTGGCCCATCGCCCTGTTCGTCGCGGTCGAGATCCTGACCCGCATCACCTGGGGCGACGGCTTTTGGTGGTTCCTCGCCCGCGTCGTCGGCGTACTGCCGGTCGCCCTGGTCGCCGCCGTCGTGTCCTACCGACACCTGTCCGGACTGCTCGCCCACTTCGGCGAAGACCCGCTGACCGTCGCCATCGGCCCCCTCGCGGTCGACGGACTCATGGTCATGGCGTCCGCCGCCCTCATGGTCACCAGCCGCAAACGCACCACCGACGCCTGA
- a CDS encoding RRQRL motif-containing zinc-binding protein — protein MSRIRAAYWDPDGTRYGIPTWWWQGAPPGYATRRQLRAAGLRPGRQPVAGQILWRGVGGTRTAYLYRVDLARPRRTATPAQLRAVAAALTARRTCPTCRHVKPYCIPRSLGECVDCAYPSEVAA, from the coding sequence ATGTCCCGTATCCGCGCCGCCTACTGGGACCCGGACGGCACCCGGTACGGCATCCCTACCTGGTGGTGGCAGGGCGCACCGCCCGGTTACGCCACCCGCCGGCAGCTACGCGCGGCCGGCCTTCGGCCTGGTCGTCAGCCGGTCGCCGGTCAGATCCTCTGGCGCGGCGTCGGCGGCACCCGCACCGCCTACCTGTACCGGGTCGACCTGGCCCGCCCTCGGCGTACCGCCACCCCCGCCCAGTTGCGGGCCGTCGCCGCCGCTCTGACCGCCCGCCGGACCTGCCCGACCTGCCGCCACGTCAAGCCCTACTGCATTCCGCGCAGCCTCGGCGAGTGCGTCGACTGCGCCTACCCATCGGAGGTTGCCGCGTGA
- a CDS encoding DUF6284 family protein — MYLEDLDPTDVDLAAIEAEWPLIAAELDALDAEIALLAAADSGGPTDLDWRRHRRAEARLTRVAAVVARPSWSADGCVPHRLAVVGWTGCVYRCEIVRCPECGGEQVIHRTADGCPGAPRTAGPRRAA, encoded by the coding sequence GTGTACCTCGAAGACCTGGACCCGACCGACGTCGACCTTGCGGCGATCGAAGCCGAATGGCCGCTGATCGCCGCCGAACTGGACGCGCTCGACGCTGAGATTGCCCTGCTCGCCGCTGCTGACAGCGGCGGCCCGACCGATCTGGACTGGCGACGGCACCGCCGTGCTGAGGCCCGGTTGACCCGTGTCGCTGCGGTGGTGGCCCGTCCCTCGTGGAGCGCTGACGGATGCGTGCCGCACCGGTTGGCCGTGGTCGGCTGGACCGGGTGCGTGTATCGATGCGAGATCGTGCGCTGTCCCGAATGCGGTGGTGAGCAGGTCATCCACCGCACCGCCGACGGCTGCCCCGGTGCACCCCGCACCGCCGGCCCGCGTCGCGCCGCCTGA
- a CDS encoding antibiotic biosynthesis monooxygenase: MRDETAAERFDKLVAETGPEIERLEPDTLAYVVHTVPAEPLVRVFYELYTDRAAFDFHEEQAHTKRFLAEREQYLSGLHVTFLQAESGKGPLRK, from the coding sequence TTGCGTGACGAGACCGCCGCAGAGAGGTTCGACAAGCTCGTGGCCGAGACCGGCCCAGAGATCGAGCGGTTGGAGCCGGACACGTTGGCCTACGTGGTCCACACCGTGCCGGCTGAGCCGCTCGTGCGGGTGTTCTATGAGCTGTACACCGACCGGGCAGCCTTCGACTTCCACGAGGAGCAGGCCCACACCAAGCGCTTCCTTGCTGAGCGTGAGCAGTACCTCAGTGGTCTTCACGTGACGTTCTTGCAGGCCGAATCCGGGAAGGGGCCGTTGCGCAAGTGA
- a CDS encoding helix-turn-helix transcriptional regulator, translated as MNAGDSRAFGLRVAELRKQRGMKQEELAAALGRTASWLSQVERGVQPVNRLDVLRLLADGLGVPLQTLRPDTPIAAASVPAESIDAPNDLDQARLTISGYPVPDVLLAGDVAEAETDLEALQTAVDEVWKLTHGNRFAELSSAIGPLIPRLERAARTAPDAVRPTLWLLLSRAYQALSAAFVRQDEPDAAWLAADRSINAAERSGEVLHVFTGVFRLAQAFVRLKRLDQGEHAAATAVNALRQHVSGATANPEALSVLGSLHLALALVHARAGNRSDARKEVENARQVATQVGSDRNDFNLEFGPTNVGIQAVSIAVELGDAGEAIDVGERINAERLSTERRARLAMDLGRAYAQRRQSGEALAYLLEAEELAPELIHTHVAARNAIRELILVAGRSASPELKALADRADAQP; from the coding sequence GTGAATGCCGGAGACAGTCGAGCTTTCGGGCTACGAGTAGCCGAACTGCGCAAGCAGCGCGGCATGAAGCAGGAAGAGTTGGCGGCGGCACTTGGACGTACCGCGAGCTGGCTGTCGCAGGTCGAGCGTGGCGTCCAGCCGGTCAACCGGCTGGACGTCCTCCGGCTACTTGCTGACGGCCTTGGCGTGCCGCTTCAGACCCTGCGGCCGGACACGCCGATAGCAGCGGCCTCGGTGCCGGCCGAATCCATCGATGCGCCAAACGACCTGGATCAGGCTCGACTGACGATCTCGGGTTACCCGGTGCCGGATGTGCTTCTTGCTGGGGACGTAGCCGAAGCGGAAACCGACTTGGAGGCGCTGCAGACCGCTGTCGATGAGGTGTGGAAGTTGACCCACGGAAACCGATTCGCCGAGCTCAGTTCAGCTATCGGGCCGCTCATCCCGCGCCTGGAACGTGCCGCACGAACCGCTCCGGACGCGGTTCGGCCGACCCTGTGGCTTCTGCTGAGCCGGGCCTATCAGGCGCTATCTGCCGCATTCGTGCGCCAAGACGAACCAGATGCGGCATGGCTGGCAGCAGACCGATCGATCAACGCCGCTGAGCGATCCGGCGAGGTGCTGCACGTCTTTACCGGCGTCTTCCGTCTCGCGCAGGCGTTTGTCCGTCTTAAGCGGTTGGACCAGGGCGAACACGCAGCGGCGACGGCAGTCAACGCGCTGCGCCAGCACGTAAGCGGTGCGACTGCCAATCCCGAGGCGCTGTCCGTCCTAGGGTCACTTCACCTGGCGCTGGCGTTGGTCCATGCCCGAGCGGGAAACCGATCGGACGCGCGCAAGGAAGTCGAGAATGCGCGGCAGGTGGCGACTCAGGTCGGCTCCGATCGGAACGACTTCAACCTCGAATTTGGGCCGACTAACGTTGGTATCCAGGCTGTCTCGATCGCGGTCGAGTTAGGCGACGCGGGCGAAGCGATCGATGTCGGCGAGCGAATCAACGCCGAGCGGTTGTCCACCGAGCGCCGCGCGCGACTGGCGATGGACCTCGGCCGCGCGTACGCACAGCGGAGGCAGAGCGGCGAGGCGCTGGCCTACCTCCTCGAAGCCGAGGAACTCGCACCCGAGCTGATCCACACCCATGTAGCAGCCCGAAACGCGATCCGCGAACTGATCCTCGTTGCAGGGCGATCCGCGTCGCCCGAACTGAAGGCACTAGCCGATCGGGCAGACGCTCAACCGTAG
- a CDS encoding lantibiotic dehydratase, whose product MTPDAEPTTPETVRMPEPDTHRIPLDGDWALWQWFCLRATGFPFELLDQLADPELARLADEISTDDGSGGGTDDGTGSGGGTDDGTGSGTGPASGSAAEERYRALFGESGRRVGQALHRLAADPRIREAVAWQNPQALTTGFDTLLRRDPDTVARTGRHRRTEALITSYLHRYCAKNDTIGFFGPLRWGRIDPRQAAPIVRTDDGTGGDRTLYLEGWAVAALGRALAAPLRPWLVPRLLPQFDVRAGRLTAPGHGAVPLDPLTAAVLDALAPGRTAREVVDVVRTTRATHDAGPEQVWAVLEKLLRDQRIEWTLEVPADELAGLTALRAAVHRVDDPALRAAALGPIDHLDTALAAVADARGDATAVRQAVARLGETFTEITGSASARQAGQLYAGRTLVFEECRQPDSVTLGPAALDSLRAPLALVLAGARWYTAAGAALYRRALREVFDEVAAGHPGRPVPFVDFWLAARDLLLNAPGSLVDPLVRVLAQRWSRLLGVGAGHAAGAEGSPPRRVRRTAADLADDVAAAFPAGRPGWPAAVQHSPDLMIAAADLAAIVAGDVDWVLGEIHPGYHTMRYASWVDCHPDPAALAATMRADLPDGVVRVGATDAQGGTATRFSPLLRGPAQRRLVLIGDTNDGGPGHDGASRDVAAGQDGDRDFVLGRCDLVDRDGTLLVRRRLDGAECELIEVVADLIAASLMPHFRLLPAAAHQPRVSIDRLVVSRETWRIPVGEVGFADLSDEADRFLAVRRWAAGLGLPRHVFVRVTGEAKPMHVDLTSLASVEVLSRMVRRAGRADPAGTTNTTGTAGTAQLVVSEMLPGPDQLWLTDPDGRRYSCEFRFVAADRSTAGNGSAAAS is encoded by the coding sequence ATGACGCCAGACGCGGAGCCGACGACGCCGGAGACGGTACGAATGCCGGAGCCCGACACCCACCGAATCCCGCTCGACGGCGACTGGGCGCTGTGGCAGTGGTTCTGCCTGCGCGCCACCGGGTTCCCGTTCGAGCTGCTCGACCAGCTCGCCGATCCAGAGCTGGCGCGGCTCGCCGACGAGATCAGCACCGACGACGGCAGCGGCGGCGGCACTGACGACGGCACCGGCAGCGGCGGCGGCACTGACGACGGCACCGGCAGCGGCACCGGTCCGGCTTCCGGCAGCGCGGCCGAGGAGCGCTACCGGGCACTATTCGGCGAGTCTGGTCGCCGGGTCGGGCAGGCGCTGCACCGGCTGGCCGCCGACCCCCGGATCCGGGAAGCCGTCGCCTGGCAGAACCCACAGGCGTTGACCACCGGCTTCGACACGCTGCTACGCCGGGACCCCGACACCGTCGCCCGTACCGGCCGGCACCGGCGCACCGAGGCGCTGATCACCAGCTACCTGCACCGCTACTGCGCCAAGAACGACACGATCGGCTTCTTCGGCCCGCTGCGCTGGGGTCGGATCGACCCACGACAGGCGGCACCGATCGTCCGCACCGACGACGGCACCGGCGGAGACCGCACCCTCTACCTGGAGGGGTGGGCGGTCGCCGCGCTGGGCCGCGCGTTGGCCGCGCCGCTGCGCCCTTGGCTGGTGCCCCGGCTGCTGCCGCAGTTCGACGTACGGGCCGGGCGGCTGACCGCCCCGGGGCACGGCGCCGTACCGCTGGACCCGCTGACGGCGGCGGTCCTCGACGCCCTGGCTCCCGGCCGGACCGCCCGCGAGGTCGTCGACGTCGTCCGCACCACGCGGGCGACGCACGACGCCGGTCCGGAACAGGTCTGGGCCGTCCTGGAGAAGCTGCTGCGCGACCAGCGGATCGAGTGGACCCTGGAGGTGCCGGCCGACGAGTTGGCCGGGCTGACCGCGCTGCGGGCCGCCGTACACCGGGTGGACGACCCGGCGCTGCGGGCCGCCGCGCTGGGCCCGATCGACCACCTCGACACCGCGTTGGCCGCCGTCGCCGACGCGCGGGGCGACGCGACCGCCGTACGGCAGGCCGTCGCCCGGCTCGGTGAGACGTTCACCGAGATCACCGGGTCCGCGTCGGCCCGCCAGGCGGGTCAGCTGTACGCGGGCCGCACGCTGGTGTTCGAGGAGTGCCGCCAGCCCGACTCGGTCACGCTCGGCCCGGCCGCCCTGGATTCGCTGCGGGCGCCGTTGGCGCTGGTCCTGGCCGGCGCCCGGTGGTACACCGCCGCCGGTGCCGCCCTGTACCGGCGGGCGCTGCGGGAGGTGTTCGACGAGGTGGCCGCCGGCCACCCCGGCCGGCCGGTCCCGTTCGTCGACTTCTGGCTCGCCGCCCGGGACCTGCTGCTGAATGCTCCCGGCAGCCTGGTCGACCCCCTCGTCCGGGTCCTGGCGCAGCGGTGGAGCCGCCTGCTCGGGGTCGGTGCCGGCCACGCGGCTGGGGCGGAGGGCTCGCCGCCGCGACGGGTTCGGCGTACCGCCGCCGACCTGGCCGACGACGTCGCCGCCGCGTTTCCGGCCGGGCGGCCCGGCTGGCCGGCGGCCGTGCAGCACAGCCCGGACCTGATGATCGCGGCAGCGGACCTGGCCGCGATCGTCGCCGGTGACGTCGACTGGGTGCTCGGCGAGATCCATCCGGGCTACCACACCATGCGGTACGCCAGCTGGGTGGACTGTCATCCTGACCCGGCGGCGCTGGCCGCCACGATGCGCGCCGACCTGCCCGACGGGGTGGTACGGGTGGGGGCGACCGACGCGCAGGGCGGCACGGCCACCCGGTTCTCGCCGCTGCTGCGCGGCCCCGCCCAGCGTCGTCTGGTGCTGATCGGGGACACCAACGACGGCGGGCCCGGCCACGACGGTGCCAGCCGGGATGTGGCGGCCGGCCAGGACGGCGACCGGGATTTCGTGCTGGGCCGCTGCGATCTGGTCGACCGGGACGGCACCCTGCTGGTACGTCGTCGACTCGACGGTGCCGAGTGTGAGCTGATCGAGGTGGTGGCCGACCTGATCGCGGCCAGCCTGATGCCGCATTTCCGGCTGTTGCCGGCCGCCGCTCATCAGCCCAGGGTGAGCATCGACCGGCTGGTGGTGAGCCGGGAGACCTGGCGGATTCCGGTCGGGGAGGTCGGGTTCGCCGACCTGTCGGACGAAGCGGACCGGTTTCTCGCCGTGCGGCGGTGGGCGGCCGGTCTCGGCCTGCCTCGGCATGTCTTCGTCCGGGTGACCGGGGAGGCCAAGCCGATGCACGTGGACCTGACCAGTTTGGCGTCGGTCGAGGTGCTGTCCCGGATGGTGCGCCGCGCCGGGCGCGCCGACCCCGCCGGAACCACCAATACCACCGGCACCGCCGGGACCGCGCAGCTGGTGGTCAGCGAGATGCTGCCGGGTCCCGATCAGCTGTGGCTGACCGACCCGGACGGCCGCCGGTACAGCTGCGAGTTCCGGTTCGTGGCGGCGGACCGCAGCACGGCAGGCAACGGCAGCGCCGCGGCTTCCTAG
- a CDS encoding aspartate-semialdehyde dehydrogenase — MPAPTAHPLPTLAVFGATGVVGMVMCDLLSARANVWGEIRLLASPRSAGKRIRCRGEELTVQAVSPEAFDGVDVAVFDVPDEVSQRWAPVAVSRGAVVVDNSAAFRMDRDVPLVVPEINRDQVRRRPKGIVSNANCTVLAMIVAIAPLHHEYGLRELVLASYQSVSGTGRFGVDLLHHQIARVAEDRTLGSRPGDVRQAVGDELGPFPAPLVLNVVPFTGLLADAGWSTEELKLRDESRKILGLPDLKVSATCVRVPVVTGHSVAVHAVFGSEVTADGARAVLRDAPGVILVDDPANAEFPMPIDAVGTDPAWVGRIRRSLDDPRAIDFFVTGDNLRKGSALNVAQIAELIARDLAAR, encoded by the coding sequence GTGCCTGCCCCCACGGCACACCCGCTGCCGACCCTCGCGGTGTTCGGCGCGACCGGGGTGGTCGGCATGGTCATGTGCGACCTGCTCTCCGCCCGAGCCAACGTCTGGGGTGAGATCCGCCTGCTCGCCTCGCCCCGGTCCGCCGGCAAGCGGATCCGCTGCCGGGGCGAGGAACTGACCGTCCAGGCGGTGTCCCCGGAGGCGTTCGACGGCGTCGACGTCGCCGTGTTCGACGTACCCGACGAGGTATCCCAGCGATGGGCGCCGGTGGCGGTGTCCCGAGGCGCGGTCGTGGTCGACAACTCCGCTGCCTTCCGGATGGACCGGGACGTCCCCCTCGTCGTACCGGAGATCAACCGGGACCAGGTCCGCAGGCGTCCGAAGGGGATCGTCTCCAACGCCAACTGCACCGTACTGGCGATGATCGTCGCGATCGCCCCGCTGCACCACGAGTACGGGCTGCGGGAACTCGTCCTGGCCAGCTACCAGTCGGTGTCCGGCACCGGCCGGTTCGGGGTCGACCTGCTGCACCACCAGATCGCCAGGGTCGCCGAGGACCGGACGCTGGGCTCGCGGCCCGGCGACGTACGGCAGGCGGTCGGCGACGAACTCGGCCCGTTCCCGGCCCCGCTGGTGCTCAACGTGGTGCCGTTCACCGGCCTGCTGGCCGACGCCGGCTGGTCCACCGAGGAACTCAAACTGCGCGACGAGTCCCGCAAGATCCTCGGACTACCCGATCTCAAGGTCTCGGCGACCTGCGTACGGGTGCCGGTGGTGACCGGCCACTCGGTCGCCGTACACGCGGTCTTCGGTAGTGAGGTGACCGCCGACGGTGCCCGCGCGGTGCTGCGCGACGCGCCCGGAGTGATCCTGGTCGACGACCCGGCCAACGCCGAGTTCCCGATGCCGATCGACGCGGTCGGCACCGACCCGGCCTGGGTGGGCCGCATCCGGCGGTCCCTGGACGATCCCCGGGCGATCGACTTCTTCGTCACCGGTGACAACCTGCGCAAGGGTTCGGCCCTCAACGTCGCCCAGATCGCCGAGCTGATCGCCCGCGACCTCGCCGCCCGCTAG
- a CDS encoding aspartate kinase, whose protein sequence is MALVVQKYGGSSVADAERIKRVAERIVAARKSGDDVVVVVSAMGDTTDELLDLAGQISPLPPGRELDMLLTSGERISMALLAMAIHNLGYEARSYTGSQAGVLTTSVHGRARIIDVTPGRLQSALDEGAIAIVAGFQGVSQDTKDITTLGRGGSDTTAVALAAALRADVCEIYTDVDGVFTADPRIVPNARHIEQITYEEMLELAACGAKVLHLRSVEYARRSKLPIHVRSSYSTNTGTMVTGSMEDPSVEQALITGVAHDRSEAKITIVGVPDEPGAAARIFETVANAETNIDMIVQNVSTEGTGRTDISFTLPKADGPTAMAALGKVQEHIAFKGLLYDDHVGKVSLIGAGMRSHPGVAASFFAALGEAGVNIEMISTSEIRVSVVCRDTDLDAAVRAVHAAFDLGGTQEAVVYAGTGR, encoded by the coding sequence GTGGCACTGGTGGTGCAGAAGTACGGCGGATCCTCGGTCGCCGACGCCGAGCGCATCAAGCGGGTCGCCGAGCGGATCGTGGCCGCCCGCAAGTCCGGTGACGACGTGGTCGTGGTGGTGTCCGCGATGGGCGACACGACCGACGAACTGCTCGACCTCGCCGGGCAGATCAGCCCGTTGCCGCCCGGACGGGAACTCGACATGCTGCTCACCTCAGGTGAACGCATCTCAATGGCGCTGCTGGCGATGGCGATCCACAACCTTGGCTACGAGGCCCGGTCGTACACCGGTTCGCAGGCCGGGGTGCTGACCACCTCGGTGCACGGGCGGGCCCGGATCATCGACGTCACCCCCGGCCGGCTGCAGAGCGCCCTCGACGAAGGCGCGATCGCGATCGTGGCCGGCTTCCAGGGCGTGTCCCAGGACACCAAGGACATCACCACCCTGGGCCGGGGCGGTTCCGACACCACGGCGGTCGCTCTCGCGGCCGCGTTGCGCGCCGACGTCTGCGAGATCTACACCGACGTGGACGGCGTCTTCACCGCCGACCCCCGGATCGTGCCCAACGCCCGGCACATCGAGCAGATCACCTACGAGGAGATGCTCGAGCTGGCCGCCTGCGGCGCCAAGGTGCTGCATCTGCGCAGCGTCGAGTACGCCCGACGGTCCAAGCTGCCGATCCACGTCCGTTCGTCCTACTCAACCAACACCGGCACCATGGTCACCGGATCGATGGAGGACCCTTCCGTGGAGCAAGCACTCATCACCGGAGTCGCCCACGACCGGAGCGAAGCGAAGATCACCATCGTCGGGGTGCCCGACGAACCCGGTGCCGCCGCCCGGATCTTCGAGACGGTGGCCAACGCCGAGACGAATATCGACATGATCGTGCAGAACGTGTCGACCGAGGGCACCGGCCGGACCGACATCTCGTTCACCCTGCCCAAGGCCGACGGGCCGACCGCGATGGCCGCGCTCGGCAAGGTGCAGGAACACATCGCCTTCAAGGGCCTGCTCTACGACGACCACGTCGGCAAGGTGTCGTTGATCGGCGCCGGCATGCGCTCCCACCCCGGCGTCGCGGCGAGCTTCTTCGCCGCCCTGGGCGAGGCCGGCGTCAACATCGAAATGATCTCCACGTCGGAGATCCGGGTCTCCGTGGTCTGCCGGGACACCGACCTCGACGCCGCGGTCCGCGCGGTGCACGCTGCCTTCGACCTCGGCGGTACGCAGGAGGCGGTGGTCTACGCGGGCACCGGGCGGTGA